One Peribacillus simplex NBRC 15720 = DSM 1321 genomic region harbors:
- a CDS encoding sugar kinase has protein sequence MPKRIVAFGEVMMRLQVPGYELLSQANTLQYSFSGTGVNVASAMTKLGHDGYLVTKLPDNPLGDSAISSLQRLGIGRNFISRGGKYMGMYFLENGFGQRASRVTYSNRLESSFNTASLSDYDLDMISDNTDIIHFCGITLAMAENVRESMKVLARKVKEKGGTVCFDCNYRPSLWEGGYADAKPHYEEMLSLADIVMMNEKDAIYILGMESEGSTREEQLIELIPEVAKKFNIQSIAGTHRSINSDNSHTLRGYMYKEETFYFSDILSFSVYDRIGSGDAYTSGILHGELRGYSPEKTVRFAAVSGMLACTVVGDTPLATEKEILSAMEGKMEDIKR, from the coding sequence ATGCCTAAAAGAATTGTGGCATTCGGGGAAGTAATGATGCGTTTGCAGGTACCAGGGTATGAATTGCTATCACAGGCTAACACTCTGCAATACTCCTTTTCAGGCACGGGGGTAAACGTTGCTTCTGCGATGACAAAACTTGGACATGATGGGTATCTTGTGACAAAGTTACCGGATAACCCGCTTGGGGATTCTGCGATTTCATCTTTGCAACGATTAGGAATTGGAAGGAACTTCATCTCTAGAGGTGGCAAATACATGGGGATGTACTTTTTGGAAAATGGTTTTGGACAGCGGGCGAGCCGTGTCACATATTCCAATCGACTGGAAAGCAGTTTTAATACAGCCTCCTTATCCGATTATGATCTGGATATGATTTCGGATAATACGGATATCATCCATTTTTGCGGGATCACGCTTGCAATGGCGGAAAATGTCCGGGAAAGTATGAAGGTCCTGGCTAGAAAAGTCAAAGAAAAAGGCGGTACAGTCTGTTTCGATTGCAATTACCGCCCCTCCTTATGGGAGGGAGGTTACGCTGACGCAAAACCTCATTATGAAGAAATGCTTTCTTTGGCTGATATCGTCATGATGAATGAGAAAGACGCCATATATATTTTAGGAATGGAGTCAGAAGGCTCCACAAGGGAAGAGCAGCTTATTGAGTTGATCCCTGAAGTGGCCAAGAAATTCAATATTCAATCAATAGCAGGGACACATCGTTCAATTAACAGTGATAATAGCCATACGTTGAGGGGGTATATGTACAAGGAAGAAACATTTTACTTTTCCGATATCCTATCATTTTCCGTATATGATAGAATAGGTTCAGGCGATGCTTACACCAGCGGAATTTTACATGGCGAATTGCGGGGATATTCCCCTGAAAAGACAGTTCGGTTTGCGGCTGTATCAGGAATGCTGGCATGTACTGTCGTTGGAGATACTCCTTTGGCAACCGAAAAGGAGATACTCTCGGCAATGGAAGGTAAAATGGAAGATATTAAGAGATAA
- a CDS encoding MarR family winged helix-turn-helix transcriptional regulator — MNSSELYNLHLEIKELSSLSQELVEPLLVKYDLTSVQYRALQLIVLNESIAVKDVSNHLKIKPAAGTALIDRLERKKMIKRVHSEDDRRVVFIQSTESGMEAYHSINKSLAKIFRDYYSVLNEEETERLKQIVGKLTEHVSSRIENKI; from the coding sequence ATGAATTCAAGTGAATTGTATAATTTACATCTAGAAATCAAGGAACTAAGCAGCCTCTCACAGGAATTGGTGGAACCGTTATTGGTTAAATATGATTTAACTTCTGTACAGTATCGCGCATTGCAATTAATAGTCTTGAATGAATCCATAGCTGTTAAAGATGTTTCGAATCATTTGAAGATTAAACCTGCAGCAGGAACTGCACTAATTGACCGGCTTGAACGGAAGAAAATGATTAAGAGGGTACACAGTGAGGATGATCGGCGGGTCGTTTTTATCCAATCCACCGAAAGTGGAATGGAAGCCTACCATTCCATCAATAAGAGTCTTGCAAAAATCTTTCGTGACTATTATAGCGTCCTAAATGAAGAGGAAACGGAACGGCTTAAACAAATCGTTGGGAAACTGACCGAACATGTGTCGTCACGTATAGAGAATAAAATATAG
- a CDS encoding MFS transporter → MLNGQKRWLYIAVPIFFFWFFGQIDKVGISIIQTDPEFLHALGMTGDDKNAKIGLLSFVFTIAYGVSNLFWGFIIDKLGARKTAIAGLFVWTLTMIMSGMANSYEMFLISRVILGFGEGMMIPVSGKFISNWFNKRELGRAQASWLTGNYLGPAMGAVVLVLVISLLHWQAAFFMLAAFNLFINIPMFIFLTRNTPEEHPRISKEELAFIRQTDDEVKETATSENKSFAQDYRFWIVWFGMLVCSFLFFGISIWLPTYLIEAKGFEKEGMSSITSISWLFALGFVLACGFLADKTRRPSLMATILFSLTAVFLAVAIFIPNPILAGLCMGLAMGCQGGVFHLSNMLMVKYSTPETAGRAAGLIGFTNIMGGFSSYIMGWLRDLSGGDFSTSIAMLIFAAILGLGAYLFSIKREAAELRLSPIPVQKIQV, encoded by the coding sequence ATGTTAAATGGGCAAAAAAGATGGTTGTATATTGCCGTTCCAATTTTTTTCTTTTGGTTTTTTGGACAAATTGATAAGGTTGGCATTTCCATCATTCAAACAGATCCAGAATTCTTACATGCACTCGGTATGACAGGCGATGACAAAAATGCAAAGATCGGTCTTCTATCTTTTGTATTCACCATTGCTTATGGAGTTTCAAACCTTTTTTGGGGCTTCATCATTGATAAATTAGGTGCCCGAAAAACAGCCATCGCTGGTTTATTCGTTTGGACACTCACGATGATTATGTCAGGCATGGCAAATTCATATGAAATGTTTTTAATCAGCAGGGTAATTCTTGGTTTTGGTGAAGGGATGATGATTCCAGTTTCCGGAAAATTCATTTCTAACTGGTTTAATAAACGCGAATTGGGCAGGGCCCAGGCATCATGGCTTACCGGAAACTATTTAGGTCCGGCAATGGGAGCCGTTGTTTTGGTGCTCGTAATATCTTTACTCCACTGGCAAGCAGCTTTCTTTATGCTTGCGGCATTCAACTTATTTATAAATATCCCGATGTTCATCTTCTTGACGCGGAATACACCAGAAGAGCACCCCCGTATAAGTAAGGAGGAATTGGCTTTCATTCGCCAAACGGATGATGAAGTGAAAGAAACCGCCACCTCCGAGAATAAGAGTTTCGCCCAAGATTATCGTTTCTGGATTGTTTGGTTCGGCATGCTCGTATGCTCTTTCTTATTTTTCGGAATCAGCATTTGGCTTCCTACCTACCTCATTGAGGCAAAAGGATTCGAAAAGGAAGGAATGTCGAGCATTACTTCAATTTCCTGGCTATTCGCTTTAGGATTTGTCTTGGCATGCGGTTTTCTGGCTGACAAAACCAGACGTCCAAGTTTGATGGCCACGATTCTATTTTCATTGACGGCTGTCTTTCTAGCTGTAGCGATCTTCATCCCCAATCCTATTTTGGCAGGACTATGTATGGGACTGGCTATGGGCTGTCAAGGCGGTGTGTTCCATCTAAGTAATATGCTCATGGTAAAATACTCAACACCTGAAACGGCAGGACGAGCCGCTGGTCTAATTGGATTCACGAATATCATGGGCGGCTTTTCGAGCTATATCATGGGATGGCTTCGTGACTTGTCTGGCGGGGACTTCAGTACGTCGATCGCCATGCTGATTTTTGCAGCCATCTTAGGTTTGGGAGCTTATTTATTCTCCATTAAGAGAGAAGCCGCAGAGCTGCGCTTATCACCTATACCTGTACAAAAGATACAAGTATGA
- a CDS encoding DgaE family pyridoxal phosphate-dependent ammonia lyase, which yields MENSLNAKYGLKRVINASGRMSILGVSAPTDTVMDAMKKGGQNYVEISDLADKAGQHIANLLHSEAAVVVNSASSGIALSVAAIVTEGNRRKSERLHQDLIQKNEIIMLKGHNVQYGAPVETMIYLGGGKLVEVGYANEGKAEHIADAINENTSAILYVKSHHAVQKNMISVEEAWEVAKTNNIPLIVDAAAEEDLEKYIQFSDLAIYSGSKAIEGPTSGIVAGRKKYIEWLKVQLHCIGRSMKVGKETTFGLLQALDEYFVKMDNSEKEKASLQVLTSLDSIDGVKVTIVQDEAGRAIYRARISIDPLITETTAKEVNEQLRNGDIAIYTRDYGIRQGFFDIDPRPLQGDDINVIEAQLRTILGGKQG from the coding sequence ATGGAGAATTCATTGAATGCTAAATACGGTTTGAAAAGAGTCATCAATGCAAGTGGAAGAATGAGCATATTAGGGGTTTCTGCACCTACTGACACAGTGATGGACGCGATGAAAAAAGGTGGGCAAAATTATGTGGAAATTTCTGATTTAGCCGATAAGGCAGGACAGCATATAGCGAATTTGCTTCATTCTGAAGCAGCGGTCGTCGTAAACTCAGCATCAAGTGGAATTGCGCTTTCAGTAGCGGCGATCGTTACTGAAGGAAACAGAAGGAAAAGCGAAAGGCTTCATCAAGATCTCATTCAAAAGAATGAAATCATCATGTTGAAAGGCCATAACGTTCAGTACGGTGCACCGGTTGAAACCATGATTTACCTTGGTGGCGGAAAATTGGTTGAAGTTGGGTATGCAAACGAAGGGAAGGCGGAACATATTGCGGATGCCATAAATGAAAATACTTCTGCCATTTTATATGTAAAATCGCATCATGCTGTTCAGAAAAATATGATATCGGTCGAGGAAGCATGGGAAGTGGCCAAAACGAATAATATCCCTCTGATTGTCGATGCAGCGGCGGAGGAGGACTTGGAAAAATATATACAATTTTCTGACCTGGCGATTTATAGTGGATCAAAAGCCATTGAAGGACCCACATCTGGTATCGTTGCTGGCAGAAAGAAATATATCGAATGGTTAAAGGTTCAATTGCACTGTATCGGAAGGAGCATGAAGGTCGGTAAGGAAACTACCTTTGGGCTGCTTCAGGCATTGGATGAGTATTTTGTTAAGATGGATAATAGCGAAAAAGAAAAAGCTAGTTTACAAGTTCTCACATCACTTGACTCCATTGATGGCGTAAAAGTAACGATAGTTCAGGATGAAGCAGGTCGTGCCATATATAGAGCACGTATTTCCATTGATCCCTTGATAACGGAAACAACGGCGAAAGAAGTGAACGAGCAGCTCAGAAATGGGGATATTGCCATTTATACACGTGATTATGGGATACGGCAAGGCTTTTTCGATATAGATCCGCGTCCATTGCAAGGTGATGATATAAATGTCATTGAAGCTCAATTAAGAACCATATTAGGAGGAAAACAAGGATGA
- a CDS encoding gluconate:H+ symporter, with protein sequence MDLYLLGITLIAIVIVILGVSWWKWHAFISLTVASLFLAVFSGLPMDKIVGAYETGVGAVLGHLIGILALGTILGKMMSDSGAGMQVADFFINKFGVKNLPWAMLLSGFIIGIPVFFEVGLVILLPLVISIRKSTKVNILLIGIPVLAGLSIVHGLVPPHPGAMTAIGIYNANMGHVLLYSLIIAFPTAVIAGPLFAKWIHKRVIPVGEPELIRVETKSSGLPGTGVSFFIILLPVLLMVLTVVAPYLPIPGSIEKFLLFIGSPVIALLISCFAAYYFLGYRQGMDKSLIKKLTEECLLPLASIILIIGAGGGFKQILIDSGVGTAIASMSEEISLSPIVLAFLVAGLIRIATGSATVALTTAAGIVSPVVANMTGVNLELLVIATGAGSLMFSHVNDAGFWLVKEYMGLTVKETFKTWTVMETLLSFVAFGLVLILDIFI encoded by the coding sequence ATGGATCTATATTTATTAGGAATCACGCTGATAGCAATCGTAATTGTTATTTTGGGGGTATCATGGTGGAAATGGCATGCATTCATTAGCTTGACTGTAGCCAGTTTATTTTTAGCGGTTTTTTCTGGACTGCCAATGGACAAGATTGTTGGAGCTTATGAAACGGGTGTCGGAGCGGTCCTTGGTCACCTTATTGGAATATTGGCCTTAGGGACCATCTTAGGAAAGATGATGTCCGACTCTGGAGCTGGTATGCAGGTTGCTGACTTTTTCATTAATAAATTCGGCGTGAAAAACCTGCCATGGGCCATGCTTTTATCTGGTTTCATCATCGGCATTCCGGTATTTTTCGAGGTTGGTCTAGTAATATTGCTGCCTTTGGTCATTTCCATTCGGAAATCAACCAAAGTGAATATCTTGTTAATTGGTATTCCAGTACTTGCTGGTTTATCGATCGTACATGGGCTGGTACCTCCGCATCCGGGAGCCATGACAGCTATAGGAATCTATAATGCTAATATGGGACACGTACTTCTGTACTCATTGATCATCGCATTCCCGACTGCTGTAATTGCGGGACCACTATTCGCAAAATGGATTCATAAACGGGTTATTCCTGTTGGAGAACCGGAATTGATCCGGGTGGAAACAAAATCAAGTGGCTTACCAGGCACTGGAGTTTCGTTCTTCATCATCCTTTTGCCTGTATTGTTGATGGTTTTAACTGTTGTGGCGCCTTATCTGCCGATACCGGGTTCCATTGAAAAATTCTTATTATTTATCGGAAGTCCAGTGATCGCTCTATTAATCTCCTGTTTTGCAGCTTACTATTTCTTGGGCTACAGACAGGGAATGGATAAATCACTAATTAAAAAGTTGACGGAAGAATGCTTATTGCCATTAGCTTCCATAATCCTTATTATCGGTGCTGGCGGAGGATTCAAGCAAATTTTAATTGATAGTGGCGTTGGCACTGCAATTGCTTCAATGTCTGAAGAAATTTCTTTATCACCAATCGTTCTTGCATTCCTTGTTGCAGGATTGATTCGGATTGCCACAGGTTCTGCAACCGTCGCTTTGACCACAGCAGCAGGTATTGTTTCACCGGTCGTTGCCAATATGACGGGTGTTAATCTAGAATTGCTCGTTATTGCCACGGGCGCAGGGTCACTTATGTTTTCCCATGTTAATGATGCCGGTTTCTGGTTAGTAAAGGAATATATGGGATTAACCGTTAAAGAAACATTCAAAACATGGACAGTCATGGAAACCTTACTATCCTTCGTGGCATTCGGTTTGGTTTTAATTTTGGATATATTCATTTAG
- a CDS encoding GntR family transcriptional regulator gives MNVNRKNGPMYLQIKEILKDRILHGVYAIDTNIPSEPLLEEEFNVSKVTVRNAIKELVQEGYVEKKSGKGTRVIANGSIVKLSKGKRFTELLVEEGHSILKKVLNISHVDLSSDSKLQPLFGDHCISIERIYLLDNEPYIYFTHYVSLDINQEEIKEVQINSLYRFLEDQNLKLETFRDEFAVAIAPDHICETLKIENNSPVLKRIRISSDGDGNVMEYSEGYYNTAKQNYIVTYNEPVQ, from the coding sequence ATGAATGTGAACAGAAAAAATGGACCGATGTATTTACAGATAAAAGAAATATTGAAGGATCGTATTTTACATGGGGTTTATGCCATCGACACAAACATTCCCTCTGAGCCTCTTTTGGAAGAAGAATTTAACGTAAGTAAGGTCACTGTCCGTAATGCAATCAAAGAACTCGTGCAAGAGGGGTATGTTGAAAAGAAAAGCGGCAAAGGCACTAGAGTCATAGCTAATGGTTCGATTGTCAAACTTTCCAAAGGAAAGCGTTTCACAGAGCTGTTGGTGGAGGAAGGGCACTCCATTTTAAAAAAGGTGTTAAACATAAGTCATGTTGACCTTTCTTCAGACTCTAAGCTGCAACCTTTATTTGGTGACCATTGCATAAGTATTGAACGGATATATTTATTGGACAATGAACCTTATATTTACTTTACACATTATGTTTCACTTGATATAAACCAAGAAGAGATAAAAGAGGTCCAAATCAATTCTTTGTACCGCTTTTTGGAAGATCAAAACCTTAAACTTGAAACATTCAGAGATGAGTTTGCCGTTGCTATCGCTCCGGATCACATTTGCGAAACACTGAAAATCGAAAACAATAGTCCAGTACTAAAAAGAATTCGGATTTCCAGTGATGGGGACGGAAATGTTATGGAATACAGTGAAGGGTATTACAATACGGCTAAACAGAACTACATTGTGACATATAACGAGCCGGTACAATAA
- the yppF gene encoding YppF family protein, translated as MNIEVLILHYIQEKRQKPNHANELLDYIQNEYVNGKLSIFQYRSLCQDLYLRGAKQTSSG; from the coding sequence GTGAATATAGAAGTTTTAATCCTCCATTATATTCAGGAAAAACGTCAAAAGCCTAACCATGCCAATGAATTGCTGGATTATATTCAGAATGAATATGTAAACGGAAAGCTGTCGATCTTTCAATATAGAAGTCTCTGTCAGGACTTATATCTTCGAGGAGCAAAACAAACATCTTCTGGATGA
- the dagF gene encoding 2-dehydro-3-deoxy-phosphogluconate aldolase: MTNINKRLLNDRVALNVLANSVENAVEVFEAAEGHVLVGVLSKDYPTVEAGVTAMKEYGDAIDEAVSIGLGAGDNRQAAVVAEIAKYYPGSHINQVFPAVGATRANLGEKDSWINSLVSPTGKVGYVNISTGPVSAGASETAIVPIKAAIALVRDMGGNALKYFPMKGLKHEDEYRAVAKACGEEGFALEPTGGIDLNNFENILEIALQAKVPKVIPHVYSSIIDEETGKTNGEDVRKLLAITKKLVEKYA, from the coding sequence ATGACAAACATAAACAAACGGTTATTGAATGATCGTGTAGCCTTAAATGTACTTGCAAATAGTGTAGAAAATGCAGTGGAAGTCTTTGAAGCAGCTGAAGGACATGTATTGGTTGGTGTACTTTCAAAGGATTATCCAACAGTGGAAGCTGGTGTTACAGCAATGAAAGAGTACGGGGATGCCATTGATGAGGCCGTTTCAATAGGATTGGGCGCGGGCGATAATAGACAGGCAGCAGTTGTAGCAGAAATAGCAAAATACTATCCAGGCAGTCATATTAACCAGGTTTTTCCGGCTGTTGGTGCTACGAGGGCCAATTTAGGTGAGAAGGATAGCTGGATAAATTCACTTGTTTCTCCAACTGGTAAAGTCGGTTATGTGAATATCTCCACTGGTCCAGTAAGTGCAGGTGCAAGTGAAACTGCCATTGTGCCTATCAAAGCTGCCATTGCACTAGTTCGTGATATGGGAGGAAATGCATTGAAATACTTCCCGATGAAAGGCCTGAAGCATGAAGATGAATATCGTGCTGTAGCAAAAGCTTGTGGTGAAGAGGGATTTGCTTTGGAACCAACAGGTGGAATCGATTTAAATAATTTCGAGAACATACTAGAAATAGCATTACAAGCAAAAGTGCCTAAAGTCATTCCCCATGTTTATTCTTCCATCATTGATGAAGAGACTGGAAAAACGAATGGGGAGGATGTCCGGAAATTATTAGCCATAACAAAAAAATTGGTTGAAAAATATGCCTAA
- a CDS encoding amidohydrolase/deacetylase family metallohydrolase — MTDTLVLKNVKMLEGTAADIILENGMIKEIALPGTAIGDKIIDYDQKVFVSSGWIDMHVHAFPEFDPYGDEVDEIGYKTGVTTVIDAGSTGADRISDLVSSCENSKTNVFAFLNISRIGLKRIDELSDISWLDEGELRKAISKYGDFVVGLKARISKSVVGPNGVEPLKIARKFSAETGLPLMVHIGSGPPDIKEVLDLLEEKDIITHFLNGKANNLFDEREEPLPELCKAIERGVHLDVGHGTASFSFKTAEIAKKRGIRFNTISTDIYRKNRENGPVFNMANVLTKFLYLGYPLKEVIDAVTVNAAAWLHKPELGRISAGDIANLTLFSIENEQTLLLDSDGEKRMAEKRVVVKGVVINGEFIEC; from the coding sequence ATGACAGATACGTTAGTTCTGAAGAATGTAAAGATGTTAGAGGGAACTGCAGCGGATATCATACTGGAAAATGGGATGATTAAAGAAATCGCACTTCCCGGAACTGCAATAGGAGATAAGATAATAGATTATGATCAAAAAGTTTTTGTTTCGAGCGGATGGATTGATATGCATGTACATGCTTTCCCGGAATTCGATCCTTATGGTGATGAGGTTGATGAGATTGGATATAAAACTGGTGTAACGACGGTCATTGATGCGGGAAGCACGGGTGCAGATAGGATATCTGATCTGGTTAGCAGTTGTGAAAATTCCAAAACGAATGTTTTCGCCTTTCTGAATATTTCGCGGATTGGATTGAAAAGGATTGATGAGTTATCGGATATTTCATGGCTGGACGAAGGGGAATTAAGGAAGGCAATTTCCAAGTACGGGGATTTTGTCGTTGGACTTAAAGCGAGAATAAGTAAAAGTGTGGTTGGTCCAAATGGTGTCGAGCCATTAAAAATCGCTAGGAAGTTCTCGGCTGAAACTGGTTTACCATTAATGGTTCATATCGGTTCAGGGCCGCCTGATATTAAGGAAGTCCTTGATTTACTTGAGGAAAAGGACATTATTACACATTTCTTAAATGGTAAAGCGAATAATTTATTTGATGAAAGAGAAGAGCCACTGCCTGAGTTATGTAAGGCGATTGAACGTGGTGTTCATTTGGATGTAGGTCATGGAACGGCAAGCTTTTCTTTTAAAACTGCAGAAATAGCGAAAAAGAGGGGAATCCGCTTCAATACGATCAGTACGGATATATATCGTAAAAACAGAGAGAATGGGCCAGTTTTTAATATGGCAAATGTGCTTACAAAATTTTTGTACCTCGGTTATCCATTAAAAGAAGTAATAGATGCCGTTACGGTCAATGCAGCAGCTTGGTTGCATAAACCAGAGCTAGGCAGGATTTCAGCTGGGGATATTGCGAACTTAACCTTATTCTCGATTGAGAATGAGCAGACCCTTTTATTGGATTCCGATGGCGAAAAAAGGATGGCAGAAAAAAGAGTTGTTGTTAAAGGAGTGGTTATAAATGGAGAATTCATTGAATGCTAA
- a CDS encoding long-chain-fatty-acid--CoA ligase: protein MFSPLTPMDWKRRAVKYYPHKVAVIDEEKEFTYKEFGQRADQLSKALYSSGIEKGDHIAVMLPNTHYMLECFYGICQMGAVMVPLNYRLAAEDLEYIIKHSDSKMLIVDEEFTAPIEKIITRLSLEKIIIVPVEGHETILPGIDYENFILHAIDEGMPEVTIDENQLLTINYTSGTTSKPKGVMLTHRGNYMNAANFIYHLGVNHDDVYLHTLPMFHANGWGGVWSVTATGGTHVCLRKVDPPLILKLFAEHNITLLCGAPTVVNMLVNDPKAKETNIKVRPRMATAGAPPAAALIQKAQEILGLNMIHVYGLTETSPFILYNEWKDEFEAKSADEQAIIKARQGIELVFNGETMVVNQDGKAVAWDGKELGEIITRGNVVMEGYYKDPEKTAEAIRDGWFHTGDLAVTYPDGYIEIQDRAKDLIISGGENISSTEVEGILYKHPDVLEAAVIAIPDDKWGETPKAIIVLHPKAEVTENEIITFCRSKMAHFKAPTKVEFVDSLPKTATGKLQKYRLREIHWKGSKKVN, encoded by the coding sequence ATGTTTTCCCCATTAACCCCAATGGATTGGAAGCGCAGGGCCGTAAAATATTATCCTCATAAAGTGGCAGTCATCGATGAAGAGAAAGAGTTTACATACAAGGAATTCGGACAGCGGGCCGATCAACTTTCCAAAGCACTGTATTCTTCGGGAATTGAAAAAGGCGACCATATTGCAGTGATGTTGCCTAATACGCATTATATGTTGGAATGTTTTTATGGCATTTGTCAAATGGGAGCGGTAATGGTTCCTTTGAATTATAGGCTTGCTGCAGAGGATTTGGAATATATCATCAAGCATAGCGATTCAAAAATGTTGATAGTCGATGAAGAATTCACCGCTCCGATCGAAAAGATCATTACTAGACTTTCATTGGAAAAAATCATTATCGTGCCTGTTGAAGGACATGAAACCATTTTACCTGGAATAGACTATGAGAATTTCATTTTGCATGCAATTGATGAAGGTATGCCAGAGGTTACAATCGATGAAAATCAACTTTTGACTATAAATTATACGAGTGGAACGACTTCAAAACCAAAAGGGGTAATGTTAACCCATCGCGGGAATTACATGAACGCCGCTAATTTCATTTATCACCTTGGAGTGAATCATGACGATGTATACTTGCATACCCTGCCAATGTTTCACGCTAATGGCTGGGGAGGTGTATGGTCGGTAACGGCTACTGGCGGGACACATGTATGTTTAAGGAAAGTTGATCCCCCTCTTATCCTCAAATTATTTGCCGAACATAATATTACCTTGTTATGTGGAGCACCTACTGTAGTAAATATGCTAGTGAATGATCCTAAAGCAAAAGAAACAAATATCAAAGTGCGTCCAAGGATGGCAACAGCAGGTGCTCCTCCAGCAGCAGCGCTTATACAAAAGGCCCAAGAAATCCTTGGTTTGAATATGATTCACGTATATGGATTAACAGAAACTTCCCCTTTCATCCTATATAACGAGTGGAAGGATGAGTTTGAAGCTAAATCGGCGGACGAACAAGCAATAATAAAGGCAAGACAAGGTATTGAATTGGTTTTCAATGGGGAAACGATGGTAGTCAATCAAGATGGGAAAGCAGTCGCTTGGGATGGAAAGGAACTGGGAGAAATCATTACTCGCGGCAATGTTGTTATGGAAGGATATTATAAGGATCCGGAAAAGACGGCCGAAGCAATTAGGGATGGCTGGTTTCATACTGGGGATCTGGCAGTGACCTATCCTGATGGTTATATAGAAATACAGGACAGGGCTAAGGATTTAATCATTTCCGGGGGAGAAAATATTTCTTCAACAGAGGTGGAAGGGATATTGTATAAACATCCAGATGTTTTGGAGGCGGCGGTCATTGCCATCCCAGACGATAAATGGGGAGAAACGCCTAAGGCAATCATTGTGCTGCACCCCAAAGCGGAAGTGACAGAAAATGAGATCATCACCTTTTGCCGCTCAAAAATGGCCCACTTTAAAGCACCGACAAAAGTTGAATTCGTAGATTCTTTACCGAAAACGGCAACAGGTAAGCTACAAAAATACCGTTTGAGGGAAATCCATTGGAAAGGATCGAAAAAGGTAAATTAA